The Flavobacterium piscisymbiosum genome includes a region encoding these proteins:
- a CDS encoding IS110 family transposase encodes MKEKNQISMEIVNPKAAGIDIGSRGHFVAIGQKEEHIREFGVYNEDLKAISNWLKENGILTIAMESTGTYWQALYAVLLNDGFQVILCNGKFTKNIL; translated from the coding sequence ATGAAAGAAAAAAATCAAATTTCGATGGAGATTGTCAATCCTAAAGCTGCAGGAATAGACATCGGAAGCAGGGGTCATTTTGTAGCTATTGGTCAAAAGGAAGAACACATAAGAGAGTTTGGTGTTTATAATGAAGACCTCAAAGCAATATCAAATTGGCTTAAAGAAAATGGCATCCTAACCATAGCAATGGAAAGTACAGGCACTTATTGGCAAGCATTATATGCTGTTTTGCTCAACGATGGTTTTCAAGTGATATTGTGCAATGGAAAATTCACCAAAAACATCCTATAA
- the ilvD gene encoding dihydroxy-acid dehydratase, producing the protein MRSDEVKKGVQRTPHRALLRATGLKNEDFGKPFIGVANSFIEIIPGHFFLNKVAEIIKEEIRANGCVPFEFNTIGIDDGIAMGHDGMLYSLPSREIIANSIESVMNAHKLDAMIAIPNCDKIVPGMIMGALRVDVPTIFVSGGPMSKGYTKNGAPIDLATAFEAVGKHEAGKITEEELYDIECNACPSGGSCSGMFTANSMNTLMEAMGIALPGNGTILAQTPEREELYRQAARRICTIAKDQNEIEKFKLRNILNENAVRNAFAVDMAMGGSSNTVLHMLAIANEADVDFQLKDINTISGNVSHIAKISPSLSTVHMEDINRAGGVNAVMKEMNKRGSGVLIDNLTISGETLLEKIANAEIKDTNIIHTIDNPYSKVGGLAILYGNLAEQGAVIKTAGLTGTRVFTGKAVCFDGQTEAIAGIMMGKVKAGNVVVIRYEGPKGGPGMQEMLSPTSLIMGMGLGSSVALITDGRFSGATRGASIGHVSPEAAEGGMIGLLKDGDEIHIDVDGYTLSVNLSHDEINARKAVFQPTKKMLTSKWLGQYRALVTNASNGAVLKTDLLG; encoded by the coding sequence ATGAGAAGCGATGAAGTAAAAAAAGGGGTTCAAAGAACACCTCATAGAGCATTATTAAGAGCAACCGGACTAAAAAATGAGGATTTTGGGAAACCTTTTATTGGTGTAGCCAATTCTTTTATTGAGATTATTCCAGGACATTTTTTTCTAAATAAAGTAGCCGAAATTATCAAAGAAGAAATTAGGGCCAACGGCTGCGTGCCCTTCGAATTTAATACTATTGGAATAGATGATGGAATTGCAATGGGACATGATGGAATGTTATATTCTCTTCCAAGCCGCGAAATTATAGCAAACTCAATTGAAAGTGTGATGAATGCTCATAAACTCGATGCTATGATTGCCATTCCAAACTGCGATAAAATCGTCCCCGGAATGATTATGGGGGCATTGCGGGTTGATGTTCCTACTATTTTTGTTAGTGGTGGACCGATGTCAAAAGGATATACAAAAAATGGCGCGCCAATCGATCTTGCTACCGCATTTGAAGCGGTTGGAAAGCACGAAGCTGGTAAAATTACAGAAGAAGAGTTGTATGATATAGAATGCAATGCATGCCCCAGCGGTGGAAGCTGTTCTGGAATGTTTACAGCCAATTCTATGAACACATTAATGGAAGCTATGGGCATTGCTTTACCCGGCAACGGAACAATACTGGCTCAGACTCCGGAACGTGAAGAATTGTATCGCCAGGCTGCCCGAAGAATCTGTACTATCGCGAAAGATCAAAATGAGATAGAAAAGTTTAAACTAAGGAATATTTTAAACGAAAATGCGGTTAGAAATGCTTTTGCAGTCGACATGGCGATGGGTGGAAGCAGTAATACGGTATTACATATGCTTGCTATTGCAAATGAAGCTGATGTTGATTTCCAATTAAAAGATATTAATACCATTTCGGGAAATGTTTCTCATATTGCTAAAATATCGCCAAGTCTAAGTACGGTTCATATGGAAGATATAAACAGAGCGGGCGGTGTAAATGCGGTTATGAAAGAAATGAACAAAAGAGGCTCAGGAGTTCTGATTGATAATTTGACGATCAGCGGTGAAACTTTATTGGAAAAAATAGCAAATGCTGAAATCAAAGACACTAACATTATTCATACAATAGACAATCCGTATAGCAAAGTTGGCGGACTTGCTATTTTGTATGGCAATCTTGCCGAGCAAGGTGCTGTAATTAAAACTGCCGGCCTTACTGGTACAAGGGTCTTTACAGGAAAAGCAGTTTGTTTTGATGGTCAGACCGAAGCGATTGCGGGAATAATGATGGGAAAAGTAAAAGCTGGAAATGTCGTGGTTATTAGATATGAGGGTCCAAAAGGCGGGCCCGGAATGCAGGAAATGTTGTCTCCAACTAGTTTAATTATGGGGATGGGATTGGGAAGTTCTGTAGCTTTAATAACTGACGGAAGGTTCAGCGGTGCCACCAGAGGCGCTTCAATTGGTCATGTTTCTCCCGAAGCGGCAGAAGGCGGTATGATTGGTCTTCTAAAAGACGGAGATGAAATACATATTGATGTAGATGGATATACCTTATCTGTGAACTTAAGCCATGACGAAATAAATGCCAGAAAAGCAGTATTCCAACCCACTAAAAAAATGTTAACTTCAAAATGGCTTGGACAATATAGAGCATTGGTAACGAATGCAAGTAATGGTGCAGTATTAAAAACTGATTTACTAGGATAA
- a CDS encoding Crp/Fnr family transcriptional regulator, translated as MKKVLAQLIKDETTINEEQLDNVLSFFKPYNASKNQLLLRENQTADQIFFINKGCLRLYYSNNDHSISTRFMAFENTFLTSIVSFISRESSLEYIEAVENSELLVISHHDFFRLRETIPQWDKMYIYILEYGLTVITSKLNSLLTQNASERYRGLLKNNPELVQRLSNANLAAYLNISPETLSRIKSQI; from the coding sequence ATGAAAAAGGTACTTGCGCAGCTTATAAAGGACGAAACAACTATAAATGAAGAACAGCTAGATAATGTTCTTTCTTTTTTTAAGCCCTATAATGCATCAAAAAATCAGTTACTGCTTCGGGAAAATCAAACTGCTGATCAAATTTTCTTTATAAATAAAGGATGCCTGCGATTGTATTACAGTAACAATGATCATAGTATATCTACGAGATTCATGGCGTTTGAAAATACTTTTTTAACATCCATTGTAAGCTTCATTTCAAGAGAATCTTCTTTAGAATACATTGAGGCAGTTGAAAATTCAGAACTATTAGTTATTTCCCATCATGATTTTTTCCGTTTAAGAGAAACAATCCCGCAATGGGATAAAATGTACATCTATATTCTTGAATATGGATTAACTGTAATCACATCTAAACTAAATAGCTTACTTACCCAAAATGCATCGGAACGTTATAGAGGTCTTCTTAAAAATAATCCTGAACTGGTTCAGAGATTATCGAATGCAAATCTTGCGGCCTACCTTAATATTTCGCCTGAAACACTCAGTAGAATTAAATCTCAAATATAA
- a CDS encoding T9SS type A sorting domain-containing protein: protein MQWKIHQKHPITGDISGNYTGSLLRYDFSGQNIISSTPLEIDLHQEEKQLAGEWKETGGDAVVFAARIQENAIVFKDSKIDRTEHFYKGRSNTYEFKEAQLQLLQTDESLFIIGNLQLYNIEERENEKPMYIILEKKQSRPVTTASEILSKIVVYPNPFESSFQLSFDLTETTNVTASVHSLSGQLLYTTQWDSLSQGTLSKTISLNAPSGYYVLRLNYGQEVKTAILIKK from the coding sequence GTGCAATGGAAAATTCACCAAAAACATCCTATAACAGGGGATATTTCGGGTAATTATACTGGTAGTTTATTACGTTATGACTTTAGCGGGCAAAACATTATTAGCAGTACACCACTGGAAATAGACTTACATCAGGAAGAAAAACAATTAGCCGGAGAGTGGAAAGAAACAGGGGGAGACGCAGTAGTTTTTGCAGCCCGAATACAGGAAAATGCGATCGTATTTAAAGACTCCAAAATAGACCGTACGGAACACTTTTACAAGGGGCGATCCAATACATATGAATTTAAGGAAGCGCAACTTCAATTGCTGCAGACGGACGAATCACTGTTTATCATAGGCAACCTCCAGCTCTATAACATCGAGGAACGGGAGAACGAAAAGCCCATGTACATCATTTTAGAGAAAAAACAATCGAGACCTGTTACCACGGCCAGTGAAATACTATCCAAAATTGTCGTTTATCCCAACCCTTTTGAAAGTAGTTTTCAATTGAGTTTTGATTTAACCGAAACTACCAACGTAACTGCAAGTGTACACTCCTTATCGGGACAATTGCTCTATACTACCCAATGGGACAGTCTGAGCCAGGGCACACTAAGCAAAACCATAAGCCTTAACGCCCCCTCTGGTTACTATGTGCTCCGCCTGAATTACGGACAAGAAGTAAAAACTGCTATTTTAATTAAAAAATAA